The DNA sequence TCTAAGGTTTATACATGAAGCAGACAGTTGCTTTTCATCTTTAAGTTGGTTAGCGTGATTCCAGAAATGGCATCAGAATACATTCACATACAGATCAATTAGGTCATCCTCCATTTTTCATTGGAAACTTGAATATATTACATGCAAAAGTATTGCTCATTGAAACCAAAGCATCTCCGCTTCATACATGAGGTTAATCAAACAAGTTGTAATTTACCTTTCAACATATGGCGTGTTCCTTATCCATGTTAGCCTTATAACTGTATGAGCCCTTTGAAGAACCTGTGCAGGAAGAGAGTGAAAGTtctaaagaaaattgaaaattatgtCGACAGCAGAATGATGCATAAACAATTAAGGAAACAAGGAAAACTATTGCACTGAGCAACATCAGCACTTTTTCCAGAGGTGATTATTTTAAATCTCTACTAGCCTAGTCACCAAGTCAGATTAAATTTTACAGTTTAGCAAGCAAGGTGCTGGATCACCATATAGAGGGCATTCACAAAATACTGTGCTGAGATGGGTGGCTTTATGATAACCATATTGACCAATTTATCAATCATCATTCATAGACAGATTTTTTGGGCAGTAACTCATTGATTTTGTCAAAGAAAAGATCAGTAAAACCTAGTTTTCATGGGGCACTTGTACAAAGAAGGTGGAACATTTGAAGTTTAACGCAATTTATGTGGCAACAAACTAAGTCCACCATTGTCCTGTTGATAGCAGATACGATAGATGACATGAAGTGCAAAATGATCTTAAAACGCTtagaaatttaagaaaatattattgCCATACTTTGCAAGAGATGATCCACCACAGTCAAGCAAGTTAAAGGGACTCACATGCTAGGCCAGTGAACAGAAAGTCCTGGAACCAATATCACTTATTTCCagttttttggccaaaatagacCCCCCAAAGAAGTCATAATACTCATATAAGCATCTATGTTTCTTACCAGTAGAAGAGTCTCATCGTCATCAGCATGCATCCACAGAAAGAATAGAGGAAAAAGGCGTCTAAAATGAGCTAACAACACAAGACCAACAACATTGAGGAGTGGCTCAATTAACTCAAGCCAGGCTGTGCGACGTTCCTTATTCCTTGGTTGGCGCTCCAAATGACTTAACATCTCATTCAGCAATCTCTCGAACCTACCAAAAAAGTGAATTACATGAACTACTAATGAACGCATAAACTCTCAAATAACTGAAAAGAAATTACACAATACGATCTGAATAAATGATTCAACAATAGTATATGTATAATGCCTAAGTGATCCAATTTCCAAAGTCTAAAAAAAGTACTTGTCCTCAAGCTAAATATGGTAGGAGTCTAGGAGACAGCTTCTTCATCCAACACAGATTTACTTGCCTACGATCATAAAAGccagttctaaatttttagtttcACGAGAAGAGGGCTTCTTTTATCCCCACTGAACACAATCTACACCAAAATGCACGGCCCAAACTCTCGGCAAATTATATGACTATCACACTGTAATGAATCCCAATGATGAGGAATTCTatttaaataactttttttcctcctctaaCCATgtaacataagaagaaaaagtttaCCAAGGGCTACGAGGATTGTTTCGTTGAGTACTGGTCACGAGAAGAACTGACATCTCAACCACATGGTGCCAAATATCATCATCAGAAGCAATGTTTTGGCAGCAAGCATCAAGAATTGGATCTTCATACCACCCAAGCTCAGCAGCATTCACATTCTTCGCAAGATGTGTGAAGCTAATCATGCCCTGACTCTGAAGGTAAGCAACAGAAAAGACTTTCAAAAGGTCTGCATCCACGACTCAAGCAGTTTTGATTAgtttcttttttgcaatttaatcaGTAAAAGGCAGCAATGAATCTCGAAAGATAACTTCAAACATCAATCAAGTCTTTCAATTTAGGAAACAAGATCAATGCCACCATAAATCACCACAAAGTGACAATAGAGGGCATGGAAGAAAATACATACTTTGACATGAGGTGACCAGTGATCAAGTGCGGTTAGAGCACAGGGAACCACCAAATTACACATCTTTCCCAGATAAGGACGATCAACCTACGCGAACACGAAGCCGAGAACGGATAACCATTACAAATGCGTAAGAATACTCACCAATATCAAAGCCACTATCAAACATACAAACGAATCACCTCAAACCTGAGTAACAAACCATCTAAGCTGATAAGCAGCCACAATGGCATAACCAACAGGAACCTTCGCCGACGCAGCAAAGGCTTCATCGGACTCGTCGGACTTATCGATTGAGCTCTCCTTAATCCTATCCTTCAACAAAGGCAACACCTCAGGGATCAACTCGATCACCAGCCTCTTCTCCCCGGATGCTCCAAAGCCATAATCAATCCCAAGTTCATCAACTCTCTTCGCATTGTCCTCATAAAAATAATCAGCATAAGCTTTCGCGAGGTCACTGAACGCGGAATCCGCAAGCTCCGAGAGGTCTTGCGTTATCCACGAAAGCAAATCATGCTTCGAGTACCGAGAGGCGACCAAAAGCGCGCAAGCCAGACTGAAGTCCCTGACTGAAGCGCGGAGCTCGTGCTCATCGATGCTAGGGCTTCGAACTGCGGTTTCGCGCTGGAGAAGAGACTCGACCATGGATTTGACGGACACGCTCGAGTTTTCCGGAGGCACCTCGCGAGTCTTCGACAGAGACGACAAAATCGACTCCGACAACCTATTAAGTATCAACCAACAAAGAACTGAGATGAATTGCGCAACCAAAAGCAGCAGCGAAAGCACTGATGAATGAAGAGCTCGAAATCGGAGCTTACTGAAGGAGACGGCCATGGAGAGCCGACGGCGAAATCAAGACGCGAGACTCGGTCGGATTCAAGTCTCGCGATTGCGGCAAACGCAGTCGATCAGCTGACTCCAAATTTGGCATTTCGCAGAGGATTTGATGAGCAACAAGAGCTCGAATTTGATTTAGCGGGAGAGCGAGGGAGCAAGAAGCCGATGCGCAATTGGGCCGTCAAGAAGACTTTCATATGGGCCGACAGGTTGACCCGGTGACGTAATCATCTGTTAATTTCATTCACCTACCGAACGGCGTCGTTTGGTGTCCCTCATCTGGCGCCGGCGGGAAGTTACCCCACTCTTTCGCGGCATTTTTCTGAGTttaacttcctctctctctctctctctcttctctctctctgaaaagtTTCTGGTATTGAAGATCGATCGATCTTCTGATCAAAGTCTCCAAAGCCATGCTCGAGCTCAGGCTAGTGCAAGGTGGTCTCCTGAAGAAGGTCCTCGAATCGGTCAAGGACCTCGTCAACGAGGCCAACTTCGACTGCTCCGCGATCGGTTTCTCGCTCCAGGCAATGGACTCCAGCCACGTGGCCCTcgtctccctcctcctccgctcCGAGGGCTTCGACCACTACCGCTGCGACCGCAGCGTCTCCATGGGCATGAACCTCGGCAACATG is a window from the Rhodamnia argentea isolate NSW1041297 chromosome 8, ASM2092103v1, whole genome shotgun sequence genome containing:
- the LOC115748134 gene encoding uncharacterized protein At2g39910 produces the protein MPNLESADRLRLPQSRDLNPTESRVLISPSALHGRLLQLSESILSSLSKTREVPPENSSVSVKSMVESLLQRETAVRSPSIDEHELRASVRDFSLACALLVASRYSKHDLLSWITQDLSELADSAFSDLAKAYADYFYEDNAKRVDELGIDYGFGASGEKRLVIELIPEVLPLLKDRIKESSIDKSDESDEAFAASAKVPVGYAIVAAYQLRWFVTQVDRPYLGKMCNLVVPCALTALDHWSPHVKSQGMISFTHLAKNVNAAELGWYEDPILDACCQNIASDDDIWHHVVEMSVLLVTSTQRNNPRSPWFERLLNEMLSHLERQPRNKERRTAWLELIEPLLNVVGLVLLAHFRRLFPLFFLWMHADDDETLLLVLQRAHTVIRLTWIRNTPYVERLVDELLVLYKEAALKGKREEIRTHILQILLLLQQCKGMQFEAAWDKHRNDPNLAKLVSSLSGTSQDVINSDSATAVSE